A section of the Ovis canadensis isolate MfBH-ARS-UI-01 breed Bighorn chromosome 1, ARS-UI_OviCan_v2, whole genome shotgun sequence genome encodes:
- the SMAP2 gene encoding stromal membrane-associated protein 2 isoform X2 — MTGKSVKDVDRYQAVLANLLLEEDNKFCADCQSKGPRWASWNIGVFICIRCAGIHRNLGVHISRVKSVNLDQWTQEQIQCMQEMGNGKANRLYEAYLPETFRRPQIDHAVEGFIRDKYEKKKYMDRSLDINAFRKEKDNKWKRGSEPAPEKKMEPVVFEKVKMPQKKEDPQLPRKTSPKSKAPAVDLLGLDAPVSCSITNGKASNTLEKDLDLLASVSSPSSSVSRKVVGSMPTPGSAGSVPENLNLFPEPGSKSEETSKKQLSKDSILSLYGSQTPQMPTQVFMAPAQMAYPAAYPSFPGVAPANSLMGSMMPPPVGMVAQPGASGMVAPMAMPAGYMGGMQASMMGVPNGMMTTQQAGYMAGMAAMPQTMYGVQPAQQLQWNLTQMTQQMAGMNFCGTNGMLSYGQSMNGGTGQAANQTLSPQMWK, encoded by the exons GGCCACGATGGGCCTCCTGGAACATTGGCGTGTTCATCTGCATTCGATGTGCTGGAATCCACAGGAATCTCGGGGTGCACATATCCAGGGTAAAATCGGTTAACCTTGACCAGTGGACTCAAGAACAGATCCAG TGCATGCAAGAGATGGGGAATGGAAAGGCAAACCGACTTTACGAAGCCTACCTGCCTGAGACCTTTCGGCGACCTCAAATAGACCA TGCAGTCGAGGGATTTATTCGAGATAAATATGAGAAGAAGAAATACATGGACCGAAGTCTGGACATCAACGCCTTTAGG aaagaaaaagataacaagTGGAAAAGAGGGAGTGAACCAGctccagagaaaaaaatggaacctGTTGTTTTTGAGAAAGTGAAAATG CCACAGAAAAAAGAAGATCCACAGCTGCCTCGGAAAACCTCCCCGAAATCCAAAGCTCCTGCGGTGGATCTCTTGGGCCTTG ATGCTCCTGTATCCTGCTCCATTACAAATGGTAAGGCCAGTAATACCCTAGAGAAGGATTTAGATCTTCTGGCCTCTGTTTCATCTCCCTCTTCTTCGGTTTCCAGAAAG GTTGTAGGTTCCATGCCAACCCCAGGGAGTGCTGGCTCAGTTCCGGAAAACCTGAACCTGTTTCCAGAGCCAGGGAGCAAATCAGAAGAAACAAGCAAGAAGCAGCTGTCTAAAGACTCCATCCTGTCACTATATGGATCCCAGACGCCTCAGATGCCCACCCAAG TGTTCATGGCTCCTGCTCAGATGGCGTATCCCGCGGCCTACCCCAGTTTCCCTGGGGTTGCACCTGCTAACAGCCTAATGGGGAGCATGATGCCCCCACCAGTAGGCATGGTAGCTCAGCCAGGAGCTTCTGGGATGGTTGCCCCAATGGCCATGCCTGCAGGCTATATGGGGGGCATGCAGGCCTCCATGATGGGTGTGCCAAACGGAATGATGACCACCCAGCAGGCCGGCTACATGGCAGGCATGGCAGCTATGCCCCAGACTATGTATGGGGTTCAGCCagctcagcagctgcagtggaACCTAACTCAG atgacccagcagatggCCGGGATGAACTTCTGTGGCACCAACGGCATGCTGAGCTATGGACAGTCCATGAACGGCGGGACCGGACAGGCAGCAAATCAGACGCTCAGCCCTCAGATGTGGAAATAG
- the SMAP2 gene encoding stromal membrane-associated protein 2 isoform X1 codes for MTGKSVKDVDRYQAVLANLLLEEDNKFCADCQSKGPRWASWNIGVFICIRCAGIHRNLGVHISRVKSVNLDQWTQEQIQCMQEMGNGKANRLYEAYLPETFRRPQIDHAVEGFIRDKYEKKKYMDRSLDINAFRKEKDNKWKRGSEPAPEKKMEPVVFEKVKMPQKKEDPQLPRKTSPKSKAPAVDLLGLDAPVSCSITNGKASNTLEKDLDLLASVSSPSSSVSRKVVGSMPTPGSAGSVPENLNLFPEPGSKSEETSKKQLSKDSILSLYGSQTPQMPTQAVFMAPAQMAYPAAYPSFPGVAPANSLMGSMMPPPVGMVAQPGASGMVAPMAMPAGYMGGMQASMMGVPNGMMTTQQAGYMAGMAAMPQTMYGVQPAQQLQWNLTQMTQQMAGMNFCGTNGMLSYGQSMNGGTGQAANQTLSPQMWK; via the exons GGCCACGATGGGCCTCCTGGAACATTGGCGTGTTCATCTGCATTCGATGTGCTGGAATCCACAGGAATCTCGGGGTGCACATATCCAGGGTAAAATCGGTTAACCTTGACCAGTGGACTCAAGAACAGATCCAG TGCATGCAAGAGATGGGGAATGGAAAGGCAAACCGACTTTACGAAGCCTACCTGCCTGAGACCTTTCGGCGACCTCAAATAGACCA TGCAGTCGAGGGATTTATTCGAGATAAATATGAGAAGAAGAAATACATGGACCGAAGTCTGGACATCAACGCCTTTAGG aaagaaaaagataacaagTGGAAAAGAGGGAGTGAACCAGctccagagaaaaaaatggaacctGTTGTTTTTGAGAAAGTGAAAATG CCACAGAAAAAAGAAGATCCACAGCTGCCTCGGAAAACCTCCCCGAAATCCAAAGCTCCTGCGGTGGATCTCTTGGGCCTTG ATGCTCCTGTATCCTGCTCCATTACAAATGGTAAGGCCAGTAATACCCTAGAGAAGGATTTAGATCTTCTGGCCTCTGTTTCATCTCCCTCTTCTTCGGTTTCCAGAAAG GTTGTAGGTTCCATGCCAACCCCAGGGAGTGCTGGCTCAGTTCCGGAAAACCTGAACCTGTTTCCAGAGCCAGGGAGCAAATCAGAAGAAACAAGCAAGAAGCAGCTGTCTAAAGACTCCATCCTGTCACTATATGGATCCCAGACGCCTCAGATGCCCACCCAAG CAGTGTTCATGGCTCCTGCTCAGATGGCGTATCCCGCGGCCTACCCCAGTTTCCCTGGGGTTGCACCTGCTAACAGCCTAATGGGGAGCATGATGCCCCCACCAGTAGGCATGGTAGCTCAGCCAGGAGCTTCTGGGATGGTTGCCCCAATGGCCATGCCTGCAGGCTATATGGGGGGCATGCAGGCCTCCATGATGGGTGTGCCAAACGGAATGATGACCACCCAGCAGGCCGGCTACATGGCAGGCATGGCAGCTATGCCCCAGACTATGTATGGGGTTCAGCCagctcagcagctgcagtggaACCTAACTCAG atgacccagcagatggCCGGGATGAACTTCTGTGGCACCAACGGCATGCTGAGCTATGGACAGTCCATGAACGGCGGGACCGGACAGGCAGCAAATCAGACGCTCAGCCCTCAGATGTGGAAATAG
- the SMAP2 gene encoding stromal membrane-associated protein 2 isoform X4 encodes MQEMGNGKANRLYEAYLPETFRRPQIDHAVEGFIRDKYEKKKYMDRSLDINAFRKEKDNKWKRGSEPAPEKKMEPVVFEKVKMPQKKEDPQLPRKTSPKSKAPAVDLLGLDAPVSCSITNGKASNTLEKDLDLLASVSSPSSSVSRKVVGSMPTPGSAGSVPENLNLFPEPGSKSEETSKKQLSKDSILSLYGSQTPQMPTQVFMAPAQMAYPAAYPSFPGVAPANSLMGSMMPPPVGMVAQPGASGMVAPMAMPAGYMGGMQASMMGVPNGMMTTQQAGYMAGMAAMPQTMYGVQPAQQLQWNLTQMTQQMAGMNFCGTNGMLSYGQSMNGGTGQAANQTLSPQMWK; translated from the exons ATGCAAGAGATGGGGAATGGAAAGGCAAACCGACTTTACGAAGCCTACCTGCCTGAGACCTTTCGGCGACCTCAAATAGACCA TGCAGTCGAGGGATTTATTCGAGATAAATATGAGAAGAAGAAATACATGGACCGAAGTCTGGACATCAACGCCTTTAGG aaagaaaaagataacaagTGGAAAAGAGGGAGTGAACCAGctccagagaaaaaaatggaacctGTTGTTTTTGAGAAAGTGAAAATG CCACAGAAAAAAGAAGATCCACAGCTGCCTCGGAAAACCTCCCCGAAATCCAAAGCTCCTGCGGTGGATCTCTTGGGCCTTG ATGCTCCTGTATCCTGCTCCATTACAAATGGTAAGGCCAGTAATACCCTAGAGAAGGATTTAGATCTTCTGGCCTCTGTTTCATCTCCCTCTTCTTCGGTTTCCAGAAAG GTTGTAGGTTCCATGCCAACCCCAGGGAGTGCTGGCTCAGTTCCGGAAAACCTGAACCTGTTTCCAGAGCCAGGGAGCAAATCAGAAGAAACAAGCAAGAAGCAGCTGTCTAAAGACTCCATCCTGTCACTATATGGATCCCAGACGCCTCAGATGCCCACCCAAG TGTTCATGGCTCCTGCTCAGATGGCGTATCCCGCGGCCTACCCCAGTTTCCCTGGGGTTGCACCTGCTAACAGCCTAATGGGGAGCATGATGCCCCCACCAGTAGGCATGGTAGCTCAGCCAGGAGCTTCTGGGATGGTTGCCCCAATGGCCATGCCTGCAGGCTATATGGGGGGCATGCAGGCCTCCATGATGGGTGTGCCAAACGGAATGATGACCACCCAGCAGGCCGGCTACATGGCAGGCATGGCAGCTATGCCCCAGACTATGTATGGGGTTCAGCCagctcagcagctgcagtggaACCTAACTCAG atgacccagcagatggCCGGGATGAACTTCTGTGGCACCAACGGCATGCTGAGCTATGGACAGTCCATGAACGGCGGGACCGGACAGGCAGCAAATCAGACGCTCAGCCCTCAGATGTGGAAATAG
- the SMAP2 gene encoding stromal membrane-associated protein 2 isoform X3, translating to MQEMGNGKANRLYEAYLPETFRRPQIDHAVEGFIRDKYEKKKYMDRSLDINAFRKEKDNKWKRGSEPAPEKKMEPVVFEKVKMPQKKEDPQLPRKTSPKSKAPAVDLLGLDAPVSCSITNGKASNTLEKDLDLLASVSSPSSSVSRKVVGSMPTPGSAGSVPENLNLFPEPGSKSEETSKKQLSKDSILSLYGSQTPQMPTQAVFMAPAQMAYPAAYPSFPGVAPANSLMGSMMPPPVGMVAQPGASGMVAPMAMPAGYMGGMQASMMGVPNGMMTTQQAGYMAGMAAMPQTMYGVQPAQQLQWNLTQMTQQMAGMNFCGTNGMLSYGQSMNGGTGQAANQTLSPQMWK from the exons ATGCAAGAGATGGGGAATGGAAAGGCAAACCGACTTTACGAAGCCTACCTGCCTGAGACCTTTCGGCGACCTCAAATAGACCA TGCAGTCGAGGGATTTATTCGAGATAAATATGAGAAGAAGAAATACATGGACCGAAGTCTGGACATCAACGCCTTTAGG aaagaaaaagataacaagTGGAAAAGAGGGAGTGAACCAGctccagagaaaaaaatggaacctGTTGTTTTTGAGAAAGTGAAAATG CCACAGAAAAAAGAAGATCCACAGCTGCCTCGGAAAACCTCCCCGAAATCCAAAGCTCCTGCGGTGGATCTCTTGGGCCTTG ATGCTCCTGTATCCTGCTCCATTACAAATGGTAAGGCCAGTAATACCCTAGAGAAGGATTTAGATCTTCTGGCCTCTGTTTCATCTCCCTCTTCTTCGGTTTCCAGAAAG GTTGTAGGTTCCATGCCAACCCCAGGGAGTGCTGGCTCAGTTCCGGAAAACCTGAACCTGTTTCCAGAGCCAGGGAGCAAATCAGAAGAAACAAGCAAGAAGCAGCTGTCTAAAGACTCCATCCTGTCACTATATGGATCCCAGACGCCTCAGATGCCCACCCAAG CAGTGTTCATGGCTCCTGCTCAGATGGCGTATCCCGCGGCCTACCCCAGTTTCCCTGGGGTTGCACCTGCTAACAGCCTAATGGGGAGCATGATGCCCCCACCAGTAGGCATGGTAGCTCAGCCAGGAGCTTCTGGGATGGTTGCCCCAATGGCCATGCCTGCAGGCTATATGGGGGGCATGCAGGCCTCCATGATGGGTGTGCCAAACGGAATGATGACCACCCAGCAGGCCGGCTACATGGCAGGCATGGCAGCTATGCCCCAGACTATGTATGGGGTTCAGCCagctcagcagctgcagtggaACCTAACTCAG atgacccagcagatggCCGGGATGAACTTCTGTGGCACCAACGGCATGCTGAGCTATGGACAGTCCATGAACGGCGGGACCGGACAGGCAGCAAATCAGACGCTCAGCCCTCAGATGTGGAAATAG